The Pseudomonadota bacterium region CGTTTTATAAAAATATTGCGGGCAATGGCAGATTTCTTTTTTGTCGGACGGTATGGGCATCGAGCGGTTGTTTTAGAGACTGTGGCAGGCGTTCCGGGAATCGTAGGAGGCATGCTTCAACATCTCAAAAGCTTAAGACGTTGTTGTGATGATCATGGGTGGATTAAAGTGCTTTTAGATGAAGCAGAAAACGAGCGCATGCATCTTATGACTTTTATTGAACTCGCGCATCCAAGTTGGTTGGAACGTATGATCATCGTTTTGGTGCAAATTATTTTCTTTTGTGCGTATTTTATTTTATACCTTTTTTCTCCAAAAACTGCCCACCGTTTCGTTGGGTACCTCGAAGAAGAAGCGGTTATTTCTTATACACAATATATAGAAGAAGTTAAGACAGGTAAAATTGATAATGTTCCCGCGCCTGAAATAGCGATTACATATTGGAAGCTTCCAAAGGAGGCGCGTTTATATGATCTTCTTATTGTTGTGCGTGAGGATGAAGCACATCATAGAGATACAAATCATGAGTTCTCAGATGCTTTAACCTCAAAATAAAATGATTGGAAGACCTTCCAATCTTTTTATCTCAAATGGATGGTTTTTAAGAGCGTTATAATGAAACAAGCAAAGAAAAATATTCTTCTTATTTTGAAAAGCTTGACGAAAAAGGATCAATCCTGTATGAAGGGTCTTTGAAGTTATATTCGTGACATTTAAAGGGAATTAAGAGGATATTCATGGCAAACCATAAGTCAGCAGAAAAAGCTATTCGCCAAACAAAGCGACGGACGGAAGCAAACCGTTCTTATCGAAATCGTATTCGGACATTTATTCGTAAAGTTGAATTGGCCCTTACGGCTAAAAACAAAGAAGAAGCAATGGCTGCTTTCAAACCTGCTGAATCTCATATTATGAAGGGCGTTATTAAGGGCTTTCATCATAAAAACACCGCAGCTCGGAAAATCTCTCGTTTGAGCAAGCGTATTAAAGCTCTTTAATCTTTTAAAATTTAAGGATAAGAGTTATTAAAAAAAAGCACTTTTAAAAGTGCTTTTTTTATTTGAAAAAGTTTTATTTATTTCGAGAAGGTATCTCTTTTTATTTTAAGGTTAGAAGAGCTTGTTGGCCCAGTTATCACATATAGGTAGTGATATTCTCGTGGTAGGAGTTTCCCATCTTGGATTTTAAAAAGAGTTTCTGCATATCCTTTTGTCCCTTTTTGGCAGAATATGCTCCCATGGGCCTGGTTATGAGCAGAAAGAAAAACTCCGCATAATTTTTTATACAAATCAGGCTCATTATTTTCAAGAAGGCCTTTTAAAGAAGGAGCAATAATTATGTCTTTTGCAGATCTTCCTTCTTTTAGCTGTGAAGAAAAGCAAGGCGCAAGAAGAGGTGATTCGGAATCCTCTTGAGAAAGATAAGTTATTGCAAGTTGCATCTCGATTCCATCATCAGGTGTTGCCGTTAAGATCCATTGCTTTTCTGTGGTCTGAACTTGAAAAAAAGAGTTTACAAAAGAATAGTGTGCTAAGTAAGTGAGAATAGGATCTTGTTGCTTTTCAAATTCTATAAGTCCTTGCCGAAAAATCGAAGATCTTTTTATAGAAGCAACTGAGTCATTAAGAAAAGAATCATTTGGAGAAGCAGTTAAACTTCTTCCTTGAGGCTCTGGCAAAGAAGTGGAGAGAGCATTGTTTTTTGAATAGGTCATCGTCCCACCTTCTTTATCAGGTATGGGTAATGAAGATGAAGGATTATTAAAATTTTGTAGTACTGGTTGTTGCATTACAACAGAATGAGAAGAATGGGTTGTTCCAGAAGTTGTTTTTCCTAGTATAGGTTTTTTTTCATCTTTTTCTTCTTCCCCACCACAACAAGCTTCTAAATATTGAACTGATGTAGAAAAAAGAATCAGTGTTGTAAGGGCTGTATATAAAATATATTTAAATTTTATGATTATCATTAAACTTCTCAAAAATTATATGTGTAAATTAAGTATAACGGAATTACTAAAGATCAAAAAATTCATTTCAATGACCATATATCAGCTTTTAAATAACTTTAATCATAATGTCCATAACTTTTTAAAAAA contains the following coding sequences:
- a CDS encoding alternative oxidase — protein: MKSRFKPSSLITHRKPRCISDYIAYRFIKILRAMADFFFVGRYGHRAVVLETVAGVPGIVGGMLQHLKSLRRCCDDHGWIKVLLDEAENERMHLMTFIELAHPSWLERMIIVLVQIIFFCAYFILYLFSPKTAHRFVGYLEEEAVISYTQYIEEVKTGKIDNVPAPEIAITYWKLPKEARLYDLLIVVREDEAHHRDTNHEFSDALTSK
- the rpsT gene encoding 30S ribosomal protein S20 produces the protein MANHKSAEKAIRQTKRRTEANRSYRNRIRTFIRKVELALTAKNKEEAMAAFKPAESHIMKGVIKGFHHKNTAARKISRLSKRIKAL